A region from the Malus domestica chromosome 07, GDT2T_hap1 genome encodes:
- the LOC103439204 gene encoding heavy metal-associated isoprenylated plant protein 39-like yields MKKFVLNLDLPDDKAKQKALKTVSTVSGIDSIAMDMKDKKLTVIGSVDPVTVVSKLRKYWQTHIISVGPAVEPKKEEPKKEEPKKDEPKKEEEKKEEEAKKEEPKKEEAKKEEPKKEEEKKKEPDPVLELVKAYKAYNPHMTTYYYVQGMEENPNSCVIC; encoded by the exons ATGAAG AAGTTTGTACTGAACTTGGATTTGCCTGATGACAAAGCCAAGCAGAAGGCTCTCAAGACAGTCTCTACTGTTTCTG GCATCGATTCCATTGCCATGGACATGAAGGATAAGAAATTAACAGTGATCGGAAGCGTGGACCCAGTGACTGTAGTGAGCAAGTTGCGCAAATACTGGCAAACACATATAATCTCAGTAGGACCAGCAGTAGAGCCTAAGAAAGAGGAACCAAAGAAGGAAGAACCCAAGAAAGATGaaccaaagaaagaagaagaaaagaaagaagaagaggccaAGAAAGAAGAAccgaagaaagaagaagcgaAGAAGGAGGagccaaagaaagaagaagagaagaagaaggagccaGACCCCGTCTTAGAGCTCGTCAAGGCGTACAAAGCGTACAACCCCCACATGACTACATATTACTATGTGCAAGGCATGGAAGAGAATCCAAATTCTTGCGTTATTTGCTGA